In Nocardioides palaemonis, a single genomic region encodes these proteins:
- a CDS encoding HD domain-containing protein, with product MSLTSRWPLPDRHDLRDELLLAWDRPGYHDLVHLTEVLDRLEDLAHAGARFEAVPVALAAWFHDAVYDGAPDDEERSARWAERALDLPLAAEAARLVRMTAEHRPDDDDAEGCALSDADLGILAAPQERYDAYVAGVRADFAHVGDADFRAGRREVLEDLAARPRLFRTRQAHDLWDARARTNLERELAGLRG from the coding sequence GTGAGCCTGACGTCACGCTGGCCGCTGCCCGACCGGCACGACCTGCGCGACGAGCTGCTGTTGGCGTGGGACCGCCCGGGCTACCACGACCTGGTCCACCTCACCGAGGTCCTCGACCGGCTCGAGGACCTCGCCCACGCCGGCGCGCGCTTCGAGGCCGTGCCGGTCGCGCTCGCCGCGTGGTTCCACGACGCGGTCTACGACGGCGCGCCGGACGACGAGGAGCGCTCCGCGCGATGGGCCGAGCGCGCCCTGGACCTGCCTCTCGCGGCGGAGGCCGCCCGCCTGGTGCGGATGACGGCCGAGCACCGCCCGGACGACGACGACGCGGAGGGCTGCGCGCTCAGCGACGCCGACCTCGGCATCCTCGCCGCACCGCAGGAGCGCTACGACGCCTACGTCGCGGGCGTGCGCGCCGACTTCGCCCACGTGGGCGACGCCGACTTCCGCGCCGGCAGGCGCGAGGTCCTCGAGGACCTCGCGGCGCGGCCGCGCCTGTTCCGCACCCGTCAGGCGCACGACCTGTGGGACGCGCGGGCGCGCACCAACCTCGAGCGGGAGCTGGCCGGGCTGCGCGGGTGA
- a CDS encoding transcriptional regulator codes for MPSEELHARRVDAVRAWTRFVSDGDEGAQPVRPEILRSWQLSGVVSPAVTEAPLADEGDTAEYWNASPLQAAVSRVQDELRRTAEDGDLVIAVTDEQTRILWTYGGRVMRRKAETVNFVPGGRWDERSVGTNALAIAGRTAKPSMVFSAEHYAEVVHNWVCWAAPVFDPVTGRSLGVIDLSTTWDRTHPIGLATARVMARLIEGALPDDRRAWSDGATAPAEPGLTLSLLGTAEVWLDGQRLLLNRRQTEILALLALHPGGLSVEHLHALLYGDAAVTTSTLKAEVSHLRSALAGQLSSRPYRLTLPVTTDVEEVQRLLRRGEVRAAVRAYGGDLLPGTDSPALVQMGDYLAVSVREALLADPDPDAVLRYSDLAPYDTAVVEACLAAIPVHHPVRPLLKGKLASAR; via the coding sequence ATGCCGAGCGAGGAGCTGCACGCACGCCGCGTCGACGCGGTGCGCGCCTGGACGAGGTTCGTCTCCGACGGCGACGAGGGCGCGCAGCCGGTCCGCCCGGAGATCCTGCGCAGCTGGCAGCTCTCGGGGGTGGTGTCGCCGGCTGTGACCGAGGCGCCGCTCGCCGACGAGGGCGACACCGCGGAGTACTGGAACGCCTCGCCGCTGCAGGCGGCGGTGTCGCGGGTCCAGGACGAGCTGCGCCGGACCGCGGAGGACGGCGACCTGGTCATCGCGGTCACCGACGAGCAGACCCGCATCCTGTGGACCTACGGCGGCCGGGTGATGCGTCGCAAGGCCGAGACGGTGAACTTCGTGCCGGGCGGTCGGTGGGACGAGCGCAGCGTCGGCACCAACGCGCTCGCCATCGCCGGACGCACCGCGAAGCCCTCCATGGTCTTCAGCGCCGAGCACTACGCCGAGGTCGTCCACAACTGGGTGTGCTGGGCGGCTCCGGTCTTCGACCCGGTCACCGGCCGCAGCCTCGGGGTGATCGACCTGTCGACCACCTGGGACCGCACCCACCCGATCGGGCTGGCGACCGCGCGCGTGATGGCCCGCCTGATCGAGGGTGCGCTGCCCGACGACCGGCGCGCCTGGAGCGACGGGGCGACGGCGCCCGCCGAGCCCGGCCTGACGCTCAGCCTGCTCGGGACCGCGGAGGTCTGGCTCGACGGCCAGCGGCTGCTGCTCAACCGTCGCCAGACCGAGATCCTCGCGCTGCTCGCCCTGCACCCGGGCGGCCTGTCGGTCGAGCACCTCCACGCCCTCCTCTACGGCGACGCGGCGGTGACCACCTCGACGTTGAAGGCGGAGGTGTCCCACCTGCGCTCGGCCCTCGCCGGCCAGCTGTCCTCGCGCCCCTACCGGCTGACCCTCCCGGTCACCACCGACGTCGAGGAGGTGCAGCGGCTGCTGCGCCGTGGCGAGGTACGCGCGGCGGTCCGGGCGTACGGCGGCGACCTGCTGCCGGGGACGGACTCGCCGGCCCTCGTGCAGATGGGCGACTACCTCGCGGTCAGCGTGCGCGAGGCGCTGCTGGCCGACCCCGACCCGGACGCGGTGCTGCGCTACAGCGACCTCGCCCCCTACGACACGGCGGTGGTCGAGGCCTGCCTCGCCGCGATCCCCGTGCACCACCCCGTGCGGCCCCTGCTCAAGGGCAAGCTCGCCAGCGCCCGCTGA
- a CDS encoding (2Fe-2S)-binding protein produces MTKIHLTVDGASVSDDVEPRMLLVQYLREKLGKTGTVIGCDTSNCGACTVHLDGTSVKSCNVLAVQANGRTVTTIEGLADTVDSDLHPVQEAFRECHGLQCGFCTPGMIMQAVDLLAENPDPTEEEVRLGMEGNLCRCTGYHNIVKSVLHAAGGAK; encoded by the coding sequence ATGACGAAGATCCACCTGACTGTCGACGGGGCCTCGGTCTCCGACGACGTCGAGCCGCGCATGCTGCTGGTCCAGTACCTGCGCGAGAAGCTCGGCAAGACCGGGACCGTGATCGGCTGCGACACCTCCAACTGCGGGGCGTGCACGGTCCACCTCGACGGCACGAGCGTGAAGTCGTGCAACGTGCTCGCGGTGCAGGCGAACGGCCGCACGGTGACCACGATCGAGGGGCTGGCCGACACCGTCGACTCCGACCTCCACCCGGTGCAGGAGGCGTTCCGCGAGTGCCACGGCCTGCAGTGCGGCTTCTGCACGCCCGGGATGATCATGCAGGCCGTCGACCTGCTCGCGGAGAACCCCGACCCGACCGAGGAGGAGGTGCGGCTCGGCATGGAGGGCAACCTCTGCCGCTGCACCGGCTACCACAACATCGTCAAGAGCGTGCTGCACGCCGCCGGAGGTGCGAAGTGA
- a CDS encoding alpha-ketoglutarate-dependent dioxygenase AlkB, whose product MDLRVDFQGSLFAADDSAPATLAPQRHVLTDGAWVDVQRSWLPDPDAVLAALVAEVPWRAERREMYDAVVDVPRLVHTYLGGDPLPHPVLGRARDALSDHYLPELGEPFVSAGCCYYRDGRDSVAWHGDTIGRGRHQDTMVAIVSVGDPRRLLLRPRGGGASMAFTMGHGDLVVMGGSCQRTWEHAVPKVAHAGPRISVQFRPLHVF is encoded by the coding sequence GTGGACCTCCGGGTGGACTTCCAGGGCTCGCTCTTCGCCGCCGACGACTCCGCGCCCGCGACCCTCGCGCCGCAGCGCCACGTCCTCACCGACGGCGCGTGGGTCGACGTGCAGCGCAGCTGGCTGCCCGACCCCGACGCGGTCCTGGCCGCGCTGGTCGCCGAGGTGCCGTGGCGCGCCGAGCGCCGCGAGATGTACGACGCCGTCGTCGACGTCCCGCGCCTGGTGCACACCTACCTGGGCGGTGACCCGCTCCCCCACCCGGTGCTCGGACGGGCGCGTGACGCGCTGAGCGACCACTACCTCCCCGAGCTCGGCGAGCCGTTCGTGAGCGCCGGCTGCTGCTACTACCGCGACGGCCGTGACTCGGTGGCCTGGCACGGCGACACGATCGGGCGCGGGCGTCACCAGGACACGATGGTCGCGATCGTGAGCGTCGGCGACCCCCGCCGGCTGCTGCTGCGTCCACGCGGCGGGGGCGCCTCCATGGCGTTCACGATGGGCCACGGCGACCTCGTGGTGATGGGCGGGTCGTGCCAGCGCACCTGGGAGCACGCGGTCCCGAAGGTCGCGCACGCCGGGCCGCGGATCTCGGTCCAGTTCCGCCCGCTCCACGTGTTCTGA
- the mftE gene encoding mycofactocin biosynthesis peptidyl-dipeptidase MftE, which produces MTVRAAATAGPRLGDRRWPELDGPADVLVLVPVGSLEQHGPGLPLCVDTVVATRVALEAAARRVADGDRVLVAPAVAYGSSGEHQDFPGTVSIGQEALRLVLVELGRSACTWARGVIFVNGHGGNLRPLTSAVATLRDEGRPVAWTACVVPDGDAHAGRTETSLLLAMAPGLVRTDLLAPGETRPVADLMPRLRSEGVRAVSGSGVLGDPTDASPELGRTLLDGLVDRLDAELRALDVDERGRLGVRAGAPA; this is translated from the coding sequence GTGACCGTGCGGGCGGCCGCCACGGCGGGGCCCCGGCTCGGCGATCGCCGCTGGCCCGAGCTCGACGGCCCGGCGGACGTCCTCGTCCTGGTGCCGGTGGGGTCGCTGGAGCAGCACGGGCCCGGCCTGCCGCTGTGCGTCGACACCGTCGTCGCCACCCGGGTCGCGCTCGAGGCCGCCGCCCGCCGGGTGGCCGACGGCGACCGGGTCCTGGTCGCGCCCGCCGTCGCCTACGGGTCCAGCGGTGAGCACCAGGACTTCCCCGGCACCGTGTCGATCGGGCAGGAGGCGCTGCGGCTGGTGCTGGTCGAGCTCGGCCGCTCGGCGTGCACGTGGGCGCGAGGGGTGATCTTCGTCAACGGGCACGGGGGCAACCTCCGCCCACTGACGTCAGCGGTCGCGACGCTGCGCGACGAGGGCCGGCCGGTCGCGTGGACGGCGTGCGTCGTGCCCGACGGCGACGCGCACGCCGGCCGGACCGAGACCTCGCTGCTGCTGGCGATGGCGCCCGGCCTGGTGCGGACCGACCTGCTGGCACCGGGGGAGACCCGGCCGGTGGCGGACCTGATGCCGCGGCTGCGCTCGGAGGGCGTGCGAGCCGTGTCGGGCTCCGGGGTGCTCGGTGACCCGACGGACGCGAGCCCCGAGCTCGGCCGGACCCTCCTCGACGGCCTCGTGGACCGCCTCGACGCCGAGCTCCGCGCGCTCGACGTGGACGAGCGTGGCCGGCTGGGCGTCCGGGCGGGGGCGCCCGCGTGA
- a CDS encoding xanthine dehydrogenase family protein molybdopterin-binding subunit: protein MTATQERPAAEIGRDRRRKEDQRLITGRTRWTDNITLPGMLHLAMVRSPFAHATITSIDVEAAKAAPNVVAVLSGKDFGEELGACINAWPITPDQKTPGHSPMPADRVAFAGEIVAVVVARSAAEARDAAELVDVEYEEQPAVIGIKKALEDQVLAHPDLGTNKSALWVFDSAEAGTGSDVEAAIEAARSDGIVIEREFRQQRLIPAFMEPRSVVVDPTGEQMTMWSATQIPHILRFALAATTGVPESKIRVIAPDVGGGFGGKLQTTPEEWIAWAVARRLMKPVKYTETRSESLMAAHHGRDQVQTLTLSADKDGKVTGFKVHLDADLGAYIAIVGGGVPVLGAFMFNAIYKFPAYRFECQTVLTNTTFTDAYRGAGRPEATYAIERMMDELAAEVGVDPLEIRERNWITHEEFPFTTVAGLEYDTGNYEAATAKAKESFGYDALRAEQKERRERGDRVQLGIGVSTFTEMCGLAPSRVLGSLDYGAGGWEHASVRLTPLGKVEVVTGASAHGQGHETAFSQIVADRLGVPFEDVEVLHGDTQTAPKGLDTYGSRSLVVGGEALVRAVDKVIDKAKVLAAHLLEASEDDLEYSGGRFTVRGTDQGTAIQELATAAFAGHNYPEGMELNLDADATYDPVNFNYPHGTHLCAMEVDTETGQVKMRKYTCCDDIGTIINPLIVAGQVHGGLVQGIAQALWEEAVHDESGTLVSGSFVDYLLPTAADTISFDVVHTDDPSICTTNSLGTKGVGEAGTIASTPAVVNAVVDAVRHLGVSDIQMPCTPERVWRAIHAGDEAAPTPEAAMPHFDESEPGPDSTEGAQA from the coding sequence GTGACCGCCACCCAGGAACGTCCGGCCGCCGAGATCGGCCGCGACCGCCGTCGCAAGGAGGACCAGCGGCTGATCACCGGTCGCACCCGCTGGACCGACAACATCACCCTGCCCGGGATGCTGCACCTCGCGATGGTGCGCAGCCCGTTCGCCCACGCCACCATCACGTCGATCGACGTCGAGGCGGCGAAGGCCGCGCCCAACGTCGTCGCCGTGCTCAGCGGCAAGGACTTCGGCGAGGAGCTCGGCGCGTGCATCAACGCGTGGCCGATCACGCCCGACCAGAAGACGCCGGGCCACTCGCCCATGCCGGCCGACCGGGTCGCCTTCGCCGGCGAGATCGTGGCCGTCGTCGTCGCCCGCAGCGCGGCCGAGGCGCGCGACGCCGCCGAGCTCGTCGACGTGGAGTACGAGGAGCAGCCGGCCGTCATCGGCATCAAGAAGGCGCTCGAGGACCAGGTCCTCGCCCACCCCGACCTCGGCACCAACAAGTCCGCCCTGTGGGTGTTCGACTCCGCCGAGGCCGGCACCGGCAGCGACGTGGAGGCGGCCATCGAGGCGGCCCGCTCCGACGGGATCGTGATCGAGCGCGAGTTCCGCCAGCAGCGGCTGATCCCGGCGTTCATGGAGCCGCGCAGCGTCGTCGTCGACCCGACCGGCGAGCAGATGACGATGTGGTCGGCGACCCAGATCCCGCACATCCTGCGCTTCGCGCTGGCCGCGACCACCGGGGTGCCCGAGTCGAAGATCCGGGTGATCGCCCCCGACGTGGGTGGCGGGTTCGGCGGCAAGCTGCAGACCACGCCCGAGGAGTGGATCGCGTGGGCGGTGGCGCGCCGGCTGATGAAGCCGGTGAAGTACACCGAGACCCGCAGCGAGAGCCTGATGGCGGCCCACCACGGCCGTGACCAGGTCCAGACGCTCACGCTCAGCGCCGACAAGGACGGCAAGGTCACGGGCTTCAAGGTGCACCTCGACGCCGACCTCGGCGCCTACATCGCCATCGTCGGCGGCGGCGTCCCGGTGCTCGGTGCGTTCATGTTCAACGCGATCTACAAGTTCCCGGCCTACCGCTTCGAGTGCCAGACGGTGCTCACCAACACCACCTTCACCGACGCCTACCGCGGCGCCGGGCGGCCCGAGGCGACCTACGCCATCGAGCGGATGATGGACGAGCTCGCCGCCGAGGTCGGCGTGGACCCGCTCGAGATCCGTGAGCGGAACTGGATCACCCACGAGGAGTTCCCGTTCACGACCGTCGCCGGCCTGGAGTACGACACCGGCAACTACGAGGCGGCGACCGCCAAGGCGAAGGAGTCCTTCGGCTACGACGCGCTGCGGGCCGAGCAGAAGGAGCGCCGCGAGCGCGGTGACCGGGTCCAGCTCGGGATCGGCGTCTCGACCTTCACCGAGATGTGCGGCCTCGCGCCGAGCCGGGTGCTCGGCAGCCTCGACTACGGCGCCGGTGGCTGGGAGCACGCGAGCGTGCGCCTCACGCCGCTCGGCAAGGTCGAGGTGGTGACCGGGGCCAGCGCCCACGGACAGGGCCACGAGACGGCGTTCAGCCAGATCGTCGCCGACCGGCTCGGCGTCCCGTTCGAGGACGTCGAGGTGCTGCACGGCGACACCCAGACCGCACCCAAGGGGCTCGACACCTACGGCTCGCGCTCCCTGGTCGTCGGTGGTGAGGCGCTGGTGCGAGCGGTCGACAAGGTGATCGACAAGGCCAAGGTCCTCGCCGCCCACCTGCTGGAGGCCAGCGAGGACGACCTGGAGTACTCCGGCGGCCGCTTCACCGTCCGCGGCACCGACCAGGGCACCGCGATCCAGGAGCTCGCGACGGCGGCGTTCGCCGGGCACAACTACCCGGAGGGGATGGAGCTCAACCTCGACGCCGACGCGACCTACGACCCGGTGAACTTCAACTACCCGCACGGCACCCACCTGTGCGCGATGGAGGTCGACACCGAGACCGGTCAGGTGAAGATGCGCAAGTACACCTGCTGCGACGACATCGGCACGATCATCAACCCGCTGATCGTCGCCGGGCAGGTCCACGGCGGGCTCGTGCAGGGCATCGCGCAGGCGCTGTGGGAGGAGGCGGTGCACGACGAGTCGGGCACGCTCGTCAGCGGCTCGTTCGTCGACTACCTCCTGCCGACGGCGGCCGACACGATCTCCTTCGACGTGGTCCACACCGACGACCCGAGCATCTGCACGACCAACTCGCTCGGCACCAAGGGCGTCGGCGAGGCGGGCACCATCGCCTCGACCCCGGCCGTGGTCAACGCGGTGGTCGACGCGGTGCGCCACCTCGGCGTCTCCGACATCCAGATGCCGTGCACGCCCGAGCGGGTCTGGCGCGCCATCCACGCCGGCGACGAGGCCGCACCGACTCCCGAGGCGGCGATGCCTCACTTCGACGAGTCCGAACCCGGACCCGACAGCACGGAAGGGGCCCAGGCATGA
- the mftF gene encoding mycofactocin biosynthesis glycosyltransferase MftF (Members of this protein family, MftF, are glycosyltransferases, members of PF00535 (glycosyl transferase family 2). The encoding gene is found as part of the mycofactocin cassette, in Mycobacterium tuberculosis, many other Actinobacteria, and occasional members of other lineages. Mycofactocin itself, a putative redox carrier, is a heavily modified derivative of the C-terminal Val-Tyr dipeptide of the mycofactocin precursor MftA (TIGR03969).): MRPVPEPGDEILPDDHGLVLAPDTHVCDDGRTLMGGSGTVLHLSGSAAAVVARLPLVASDSDATRVLGRRLLDRGLADPWWPDPPVADAEVRDVTLVVPVRDRAAGLARLLAAVPATVPVVVVDDGSLDHAGVAAVAAAHGATLERHRTSRGPAAARNTGLARARTAHVAFCDSDVVPDPGWLGTLRRHLDDPAVALAAPRVLGAASAPTGWLERYEQARSSLDLGPRPASVRVHGRVSYVPSACVVARVAALGDGFDPDLQCGEDVDLVWRLLDAGWRLRYEPAATVRHDHRTRWTEWLGRKAFYGTSAAPLAARHPGAVAPLVLTPWTAALAVSVLAQRRWSLPLGGAACVLATLGTARRLERSERPLRAAAVLTLEGAVATAWQTASALERHYWPLALAAAAVSRRARRAVVVAAVAEGLADRRRVTTDLGPVAYVLVHRADDLAYGAGLWWGAWTGRSVAALVPQLRGHEALVRLLRRPWTRRAAPTRR; the protein is encoded by the coding sequence GTGAGACCGGTGCCGGAGCCCGGCGACGAGATCCTCCCGGACGACCACGGCCTCGTCCTCGCCCCCGACACCCACGTCTGCGACGACGGACGCACGCTGATGGGCGGCTCCGGCACGGTGCTGCACCTGTCCGGGTCGGCCGCGGCGGTCGTGGCCCGGCTGCCGCTGGTGGCCTCGGACTCCGACGCGACCCGGGTGCTCGGCCGCCGCCTGCTCGACCGGGGGCTGGCCGACCCGTGGTGGCCGGACCCGCCCGTCGCGGACGCCGAGGTCCGCGACGTCACGCTCGTCGTGCCGGTGCGCGACCGGGCGGCGGGGCTGGCGCGCCTGCTCGCCGCCGTCCCCGCCACGGTGCCGGTGGTGGTCGTGGACGACGGCTCGCTCGACCACGCGGGCGTCGCGGCGGTGGCCGCCGCCCACGGCGCGACCCTGGAGCGCCACCGGACCAGCCGCGGGCCGGCGGCCGCCCGCAACACCGGGCTGGCCCGCGCCCGCACGGCCCACGTCGCCTTCTGCGACTCCGACGTGGTGCCCGACCCCGGGTGGCTCGGCACCCTGCGACGACACCTCGACGACCCGGCGGTCGCGCTCGCCGCGCCGCGGGTCCTCGGCGCCGCGAGCGCTCCCACCGGCTGGCTGGAGCGCTACGAGCAGGCGCGGTCCTCCCTCGACCTGGGCCCGCGCCCCGCGTCCGTGCGCGTCCACGGCCGGGTGTCCTACGTGCCGAGCGCCTGCGTCGTGGCCCGGGTCGCCGCCCTCGGCGACGGCTTCGACCCGGACCTGCAGTGCGGCGAGGACGTCGACCTCGTCTGGCGGCTGCTCGACGCCGGGTGGCGGCTGCGCTACGAGCCCGCGGCGACCGTGCGCCACGACCACCGCACCCGCTGGACCGAGTGGCTGGGACGCAAGGCCTTCTACGGGACGTCGGCGGCTCCGCTGGCCGCCCGCCACCCCGGGGCGGTGGCACCGCTGGTGCTCACGCCGTGGACCGCGGCGCTGGCAGTGTCCGTGCTGGCCCAGCGCCGGTGGTCGCTGCCGCTCGGGGGCGCGGCCTGCGTGCTGGCGACCCTCGGCACGGCCCGGCGGCTCGAGCGCAGCGAGCGGCCGCTGCGGGCGGCCGCGGTGCTGACCCTCGAGGGGGCCGTCGCCACCGCCTGGCAGACCGCGTCCGCGCTCGAGCGGCACTACTGGCCGCTCGCGCTCGCCGCTGCCGCGGTGTCGCGACGGGCCCGGCGCGCGGTCGTCGTCGCGGCCGTCGCCGAGGGGCTGGCCGACCGCCGCCGGGTGACGACCGACCTCGGCCCGGTGGCGTACGTCCTGGTGCACCGCGCCGACGACCTCGCCTACGGGGCCGGGCTGTGGTGGGGGGCGTGGACCGGACGGTCGGTCGCCGCGCTGGTGCCGCAGCTGCGCGGCCACGAGGCTCTGGTGCGGCTGCTGCGTCGCCCGTGGACGCGACGGGCGGCGCCCACCCGCCGCTGA
- a CDS encoding FAD binding domain-containing protein, translating into MIPAQFDYVAPSSVEEALAALGEHGDDAKILAGGQSLLPVLRMRLNAPEVVIDLGGISSLRGIRDDGDAIVIGAMTTHTEVRDDALVKEHALLLSKAAAEVADSQIRHRGTFGGALAHADPAGDLGAPALALGAQFVVAGAGGTRTVEADDFFVDLFETAIGDDEILTEVRIPKHTGWGAHYEKFVRVAHQWPIVAVAATVKGSIDEARVGLTNMGSTPLRARATEAALAGASATEDGVREAAQLAAEGTNPPSDLNGAADYRQHLARVLTGRAVLKAAGA; encoded by the coding sequence ATGATCCCGGCGCAGTTCGACTACGTCGCACCCAGCTCGGTCGAGGAGGCGCTCGCCGCCCTCGGCGAGCACGGCGACGACGCGAAGATCCTGGCCGGTGGCCAGAGCCTGCTGCCCGTGCTGCGGATGCGGCTCAACGCACCCGAGGTGGTGATCGACCTCGGCGGCATCTCCTCCCTGCGCGGCATCCGCGACGACGGCGACGCGATCGTGATCGGCGCGATGACCACCCACACCGAGGTCCGCGACGACGCCCTGGTCAAGGAGCACGCCCTGCTGCTGTCGAAGGCCGCAGCCGAGGTGGCCGACTCCCAGATCCGCCACCGCGGCACCTTCGGCGGGGCCCTCGCCCACGCCGACCCGGCCGGTGACCTCGGCGCGCCGGCGCTGGCGCTGGGTGCGCAGTTCGTCGTCGCCGGAGCCGGCGGCACCCGCACGGTGGAGGCCGACGACTTCTTCGTCGACCTCTTCGAGACCGCGATCGGCGACGACGAGATCCTCACCGAGGTCCGCATCCCCAAGCACACCGGCTGGGGCGCTCACTACGAGAAGTTCGTGCGAGTGGCCCACCAGTGGCCGATCGTCGCGGTCGCGGCGACGGTCAAGGGATCGATCGACGAGGCGCGCGTGGGCCTGACCAACATGGGGTCGACGCCCCTGCGGGCCCGCGCCACCGAGGCGGCGCTGGCGGGCGCCAGCGCGACCGAGGACGGCGTACGGGAGGCCGCGCAGCTCGCGGCCGAGGGCACGAACCCGCCGTCGGACCTCAACGGCGCCGCCGACTACCGCCAGCACCTCGCCCGGGTCCTGACCGGCCGCGCGGTGCTGAAGGCTGCGGGGGCGTAG
- a CDS encoding ScyD/ScyE family protein, with amino-acid sequence MTRTRTGVAAAVASVIAGGLLVAPAPSGAAPATDPTTVARKLVSPLSMAVARDGTAYVSQNFAGLLTAVPPGGRPEVVFAAPKKTELGAVSVGGGLVRFATTAKKHAALWSMQPGGSPTEVADLYRYEKTQNPDADQAYGFTDLDPACLAQVPAEVPAAYTGLVDSHPYGTAVRRGTTYVADAAANAILAVSPRGKVSTVAVLPAVPVVITADAATANGLPACTVGHAYAFEPVPTDVEVRGGWLYVSLLPGGPEDGSAGANGMVVKVRASSGKVRTVASGFAGATGVAVARNGDVYVAQLFGGQVSRVRRGSDTAKPFATVKMPAAVEWVDGQVLVSANVLADGPRGRVLAY; translated from the coding sequence ATGACCAGGACACGTACCGGGGTGGCCGCAGCGGTCGCCTCCGTGATCGCGGGGGGACTGCTCGTCGCCCCCGCCCCGTCCGGCGCCGCACCGGCGACGGACCCCACGACGGTGGCGAGGAAGCTGGTCTCGCCGCTCAGCATGGCGGTGGCGCGCGACGGCACCGCCTACGTCAGCCAGAACTTCGCCGGCCTGCTCACCGCCGTGCCGCCCGGGGGCCGCCCGGAGGTCGTCTTCGCGGCGCCGAAGAAGACCGAGCTCGGCGCCGTGTCGGTGGGTGGCGGCCTGGTCCGCTTCGCCACGACCGCGAAGAAGCACGCCGCCCTCTGGTCGATGCAGCCCGGCGGCAGCCCGACCGAGGTGGCCGACCTCTACCGCTACGAGAAGACGCAGAACCCCGACGCCGACCAGGCCTACGGCTTCACCGACCTCGACCCGGCCTGCCTGGCGCAGGTCCCGGCGGAGGTCCCGGCGGCCTACACCGGGCTCGTGGACTCGCACCCCTACGGCACGGCCGTCCGGCGGGGGACGACCTACGTCGCCGACGCCGCCGCCAACGCGATCCTGGCGGTCAGCCCGCGCGGCAAGGTCTCCACCGTCGCGGTGCTGCCCGCCGTCCCGGTGGTGATCACCGCAGACGCCGCCACGGCCAACGGTCTCCCGGCCTGCACGGTCGGGCACGCGTACGCCTTCGAGCCGGTGCCGACCGACGTCGAGGTCAGGGGCGGCTGGCTCTACGTCAGCCTGCTCCCGGGCGGCCCCGAGGACGGCAGCGCGGGCGCCAACGGCATGGTCGTCAAGGTCAGGGCCAGCAGCGGGAAGGTCCGCACCGTCGCCTCCGGGTTCGCCGGGGCCACCGGCGTCGCGGTCGCGCGCAACGGCGACGTCTACGTCGCCCAGCTGTTCGGCGGCCAGGTCTCGCGGGTCCGCCGCGGGAGCGACACCGCGAAGCCGTTCGCCACGGTGAAGATGCCGGCCGCGGTCGAGTGGGTCGACGGCCAGGTGCTGGTGTCGGCCAACGTCCTCGCCGACGGGCCGAGGGGCAGGGTGCTCGCCTACTGA
- a CDS encoding GntR family transcriptional regulator, translated as MEPVDLVVPRQRALKHVQVREHVRGLIESQPPGSAAPSERELVARFGVARMTVRQALDALVAEGLLERIPGRGTFVAQPPKTSGRLTSYTEEMRRRGMLPESQTLLARVEQAGPGVARALDISPGDPVLHWRRLRRADQEVVCVEDAYLNEVLLPGFLQHGTPTSLYDALEARGLRPTDVEDAISADRASAEEATILGIAEGDPVLRHARRAVADGRIVEVSRTCYRHDRFTFYLQLADR; from the coding sequence ATGGAGCCGGTGGACCTCGTCGTACCGCGTCAGCGGGCGCTCAAGCACGTGCAGGTGCGCGAGCACGTGCGCGGTCTCATCGAGAGCCAGCCGCCCGGGTCGGCCGCCCCGTCCGAGCGCGAGCTCGTCGCCCGTTTCGGCGTCGCCCGGATGACGGTGCGCCAGGCCCTCGACGCGCTCGTCGCCGAGGGCCTGCTGGAGCGGATCCCGGGCCGCGGCACCTTCGTCGCCCAGCCGCCGAAGACCTCCGGCCGGCTGACCTCCTACACCGAGGAGATGCGCCGCCGCGGGATGCTGCCCGAGTCGCAGACCCTCCTCGCGCGGGTCGAGCAGGCAGGGCCGGGCGTGGCCCGTGCCCTCGACATCTCGCCGGGCGACCCGGTCCTGCACTGGCGTCGGCTCCGGCGCGCCGACCAGGAGGTCGTGTGCGTCGAGGACGCCTACCTCAACGAGGTGCTGCTGCCCGGCTTCCTGCAGCACGGCACCCCGACCAGCCTCTACGACGCCCTCGAGGCGCGCGGGCTGCGCCCGACCGACGTCGAGGACGCGATCAGCGCCGACCGCGCGAGCGCGGAGGAGGCGACCATCCTCGGGATCGCCGAGGGCGACCCGGTGCTGCGGCACGCGCGTCGGGCCGTCGCCGACGGGCGCATCGTGGAGGTCTCGCGCACCTGCTACCGCCACGACCGGTTCACCTTCTACCTCCAGCTCGCCGACCGCTGA